The Prosthecochloris marina genome window below encodes:
- a CDS encoding lysophospholipid acyltransferase family protein, producing the protein MVSLQKKWRRFGQQVIYRLFLLLGFLVRRINRYQFERLAWAMGDFVYYVLRSRRRLVTTNLTIAFPEKDGREVDGIARRVYRNQAVNLLEVLRLPLIKGREDADELIDLYLDDFLAKTRNEGKGGILVSGHFGNWELAGVCIGLLVTPIAVVAKKLRNRLVNSEIERLRCLYGNSVIYKKQALRDGLKLLREGGVLTVLGDQSDPKGGFFMDFLERETSVYLGPAFLALRANVPMFALMCRRQENGKYVLEAEEIDTSDLSFSRDGIEELTRRYTRALEKYIYRYPEEWFWVHNRWKRSYIDKK; encoded by the coding sequence ATGGTTTCCTTGCAAAAAAAGTGGAGGCGCTTTGGGCAACAAGTTATTTACCGGCTCTTTCTTTTGCTCGGCTTTCTGGTCAGGCGCATAAACCGTTACCAGTTTGAGCGTTTGGCTTGGGCTATGGGGGATTTTGTCTACTATGTTCTCAGATCACGGAGAAGGCTGGTTACAACGAATCTCACCATTGCTTTTCCGGAAAAAGACGGTCGTGAGGTTGATGGTATCGCCCGTCGGGTTTATCGTAATCAGGCGGTTAATCTCCTGGAGGTTTTACGGTTGCCTTTGATTAAAGGGCGTGAAGATGCTGATGAGCTTATCGATCTTTATCTCGATGATTTTCTTGCCAAAACGAGAAATGAGGGAAAAGGGGGAATACTGGTTTCGGGACATTTCGGCAATTGGGAACTTGCCGGAGTATGTATCGGTTTGCTTGTGACTCCGATTGCCGTTGTGGCAAAAAAACTGAGAAACCGTTTAGTGAACAGCGAGATAGAGCGTTTGCGGTGTCTCTACGGCAATAGCGTTATTTATAAAAAGCAGGCTCTCAGAGATGGCTTGAAACTTCTCAGAGAAGGGGGGGTTTTGACTGTTCTGGGAGATCAGTCCGATCCGAAAGGGGGGTTTTTTATGGATTTTCTCGAAAGGGAAACCTCGGTATATCTCGGTCCGGCTTTTCTCGCTCTCAGGGCAAATGTTCCTATGTTCGCTCTCATGTGCCGTCGGCAAGAAAATGGAAAATATGTGCTCGAAGCCGAAGAGATCGATACTTCGGATCTTTCATTTTCCAGAGATGGCATAGAAGAGCTTACCAGAAGGTATACAAGGGCTCTTGAAAAGTACATTTACCGTTACCCCGAAGAGTGGTTTTGGGTACATAACCGATGGAAGAGAAGTTACATTGACAAAAAATAG
- a CDS encoding uracil-DNA glycosylase — MQGSLFEDDSSINAQKESAARFRDLNDLYEQSKDCTKCRLAETRNNFVFGEGNPKAQIVVIGEAPGAEEDAQGRPFVGRSGKLLDKILEAIGFSREDVFICNIIKCRPPENRNPNLDEIQSCMPWLKIQLQLIKPKVLLLLGRVAANTVLDNKQSMANLRGRILRWNGYDVIVTYHPAALLRNPNWKRHCWEDVKMLRSHYDNMC; from the coding sequence ATGCAGGGATCTCTCTTTGAAGATGATAGCTCCATTAACGCACAAAAGGAATCTGCAGCTCGATTCCGGGACTTAAACGACCTTTACGAACAGTCAAAAGACTGTACCAAATGCCGCCTTGCCGAAACCCGCAACAATTTTGTATTTGGAGAAGGAAACCCTAAGGCTCAAATTGTAGTCATAGGAGAAGCCCCCGGAGCCGAAGAAGATGCACAGGGACGGCCTTTCGTAGGACGCTCTGGAAAACTTCTGGACAAAATACTCGAAGCGATCGGTTTTTCGAGAGAAGATGTGTTTATTTGCAATATCATCAAGTGTCGTCCTCCAGAAAATCGCAACCCGAACCTTGATGAAATCCAGAGTTGCATGCCTTGGCTGAAAATTCAGTTGCAGTTGATTAAACCAAAAGTTCTATTGCTCTTGGGAAGGGTAGCGGCAAACACGGTACTGGATAACAAACAGTCTATGGCAAACCTCAGGGGCAGGATTCTTCGATGGAACGGTTACGATGTCATCGTAACATATCATCCGGCCGCTCTTTTACGCAATCCGAACTGGAAACGCCACTGCTGGGAAGACGTAAAGATGCTTCGGAGTCATTATGATAACATGTGTTGA
- a CDS encoding glycosyltransferase family 4 protein, which translates to MKAPSTLFIILVSEFPPGLHGGIGYWAKNVHTALNANGSRAIVMTRKTKIHKQLNLKSTETIKYISGRNWTKMSWLYLLPHLLPLLITGQNITIIAATWRNATMIHYLKKIFPFTLYCSARGSEITKTVYPAKSKTRSEFKRVLKNIDILIPISSFLDKLVRENFPEFPIKSVVIGNDVDHHLFSPVESMKQKNELRTKIGIPENTPVLLTVGRMVTFKGFPDLIRALKPIAEEIPEFIFLMVSAPREPEYSKVLDAIRSSGLEKNVIIKNHVEHNKLPLLYQAADVFVLWSKAVYEPMYQEEGFGRTAIEAAACGLPVVVSDTGGQPETIIDGKTGYVVPSGEEELLAKRLISLLTDKSITEKMGKAGRMFIEKTYTADIMREKILQLHAQ; encoded by the coding sequence ATGAAAGCACCGAGCACTCTTTTCATTATTCTTGTTTCAGAATTTCCACCCGGGCTTCATGGCGGAATCGGCTACTGGGCGAAAAATGTCCACACCGCTCTCAACGCCAATGGCAGCAGGGCTATCGTTATGACTCGTAAGACAAAAATTCACAAACAATTAAACCTGAAGTCCACTGAAACGATCAAATACATTTCCGGTCGGAACTGGACAAAAATGAGTTGGCTGTACCTTCTCCCCCATCTGCTCCCACTTCTTATCACCGGTCAAAACATAACTATCATTGCGGCAACATGGCGGAACGCGACAATGATCCACTACTTGAAAAAAATCTTTCCATTCACTCTTTATTGTTCCGCCAGAGGCTCTGAAATAACAAAAACTGTATATCCAGCGAAGAGCAAAACACGCTCAGAGTTTAAACGTGTTCTGAAAAACATCGACATCCTCATCCCGATCAGCAGCTTTCTCGACAAGCTGGTAAGGGAAAACTTCCCTGAATTTCCTATCAAAAGCGTTGTTATCGGCAATGATGTCGACCATCACCTCTTTAGCCCTGTAGAGAGCATGAAACAAAAAAATGAGCTGCGAACAAAAATAGGAATCCCCGAAAACACCCCCGTGCTTCTTACCGTTGGACGCATGGTTACATTCAAAGGATTTCCTGACCTTATCAGAGCCCTGAAACCCATTGCAGAAGAAATACCGGAATTCATCTTTCTCATGGTCTCCGCTCCCCGTGAACCGGAATACAGCAAGGTTCTCGACGCCATTAGATCGAGTGGGCTCGAAAAAAATGTAATTATCAAAAACCATGTCGAACACAATAAATTACCACTCTTGTATCAGGCTGCCGACGTCTTTGTTCTATGGTCAAAAGCCGTATATGAACCCATGTACCAGGAAGAAGGATTTGGTAGAACCGCAATAGAAGCGGCGGCTTGCGGATTACCTGTCGTCGTGAGTGATACCGGCGGCCAGCCGGAGACAATTATTGACGGCAAAACCGGCTATGTCGTTCCATCAGGCGAGGAGGAGCTCCTCGCCAAACGTCTTATATCTTTGTTAACGGACAAATCAATCACCGAAAAAATGGGTAAGGCAGGCAGGATGTTTATTGAAAAAACGTATACTGCCGACATTATGAGAGAAAAAATTCTACAGCTTCATGCACAGTGA
- the rfaE2 gene encoding D-glycero-beta-D-manno-heptose 1-phosphate adenylyltransferase — MSSKVKLLAPCNAERLVREWKQQGKKVVFTNGCFDILHAGHVQYLEKAKATGDILIVGVNSDASVKRLKGENRPIASETDRCTVLAGLEAVDATVVFDEDTPARIIERLLPDILIKGADWPIDKIVGAKTVLEHGGEVKTIEFLEGRSTTSIIERIIEIYCGKK; from the coding sequence ATGTCATCAAAAGTAAAGCTCCTTGCACCCTGCAATGCCGAGCGGCTCGTCAGGGAATGGAAACAGCAAGGAAAAAAGGTTGTCTTCACCAACGGCTGTTTCGACATTCTGCATGCAGGTCATGTACAGTACCTTGAAAAAGCAAAGGCTACAGGAGATATTCTTATTGTAGGGGTTAACAGTGATGCATCGGTAAAACGACTGAAAGGCGAGAACCGTCCAATAGCGTCCGAAACAGACCGATGCACGGTTCTGGCAGGACTTGAAGCCGTTGATGCCACGGTAGTTTTTGACGAGGATACGCCAGCCCGGATTATAGAAAGACTCTTGCCGGATATTTTGATAAAAGGAGCCGACTGGCCGATTGACAAGATTGTCGGAGCAAAAACCGTACTCGAACATGGTGGAGAGGTAAAAACAATTGAATTTCTGGAGGGCAGATCAACAACCTCGATTATCGAACGTATCATTGAGATCTATTGCGGGAAAAAGTGA
- the coaBC gene encoding bifunctional phosphopantothenoylcysteine decarboxylase/phosphopantothenate--cysteine ligase CoaBC, which translates to MNLKNKNILLGICAGIAAYKIPALIRLLKKQGANVRVLATQAATRFVTELTLSTLSQEPVYTDIFPDSFSTEEDWTKHISMGEWADMYVIAPATANTIAKLSAGICDDMLSASFITLRPNKPKLIFPAMDGEMFTSASVQRNLAWLSRNGCTVINPESGELASGQCGTGRMPEPEAIVKIIETTETTVEATPRLSKLQEKSIVITAGPTREKIDDVRFISNYSSGKMGFALATSAAKRGAKVTLVTGPVHLPTPEGVDRLDIESTEEMDLAVKEHYQSCDIFIGAAAVADYRPANYVTGKLKKNSKTMEINLVRNPDILAGFSKQKKKHQIAIGFSLETAGNLDNAKEKLEQKQLDLVAYNTFDGKTSGFEVDTNILTLIDKHMNVYELPLLGKHEAAERMLDIVEELINSDK; encoded by the coding sequence ATGAACCTAAAAAACAAAAACATTCTACTGGGAATCTGCGCCGGCATTGCCGCCTACAAAATACCAGCACTTATCCGGCTCCTGAAAAAACAGGGAGCAAACGTTCGGGTTCTGGCTACACAGGCAGCCACCAGATTCGTAACTGAACTTACTCTGTCAACCTTGTCACAGGAACCGGTATACACCGATATTTTCCCTGATAGTTTTTCAACAGAAGAAGACTGGACAAAACACATTTCAATGGGAGAGTGGGCTGACATGTATGTCATTGCACCTGCTACTGCAAACACTATTGCAAAACTCAGTGCAGGCATATGTGATGATATGCTATCAGCTTCTTTTATCACACTTCGTCCGAACAAACCGAAACTTATTTTTCCCGCAATGGATGGCGAAATGTTCACATCAGCATCGGTTCAGAGAAACCTTGCCTGGCTCTCGAGGAATGGCTGCACAGTCATCAACCCTGAGAGCGGTGAACTTGCATCAGGCCAATGCGGAACAGGAAGAATGCCTGAACCCGAAGCAATCGTAAAAATTATTGAAACAACTGAAACAACTGTTGAAGCAACACCCCGTCTCTCGAAACTTCAGGAAAAATCCATTGTCATAACTGCGGGACCAACAAGAGAAAAAATCGATGATGTACGTTTTATCTCCAACTATTCCTCGGGAAAAATGGGATTTGCTCTTGCCACATCTGCAGCAAAGAGAGGAGCGAAGGTAACGTTGGTCACCGGCCCGGTTCACTTGCCGACCCCAGAAGGTGTTGACCGGCTGGATATAGAAAGCACCGAAGAAATGGACCTTGCTGTAAAAGAACACTATCAGTCCTGTGATATTTTTATAGGAGCTGCTGCAGTAGCAGACTACAGGCCCGCAAATTATGTTACCGGCAAGCTCAAAAAAAACAGCAAAACCATGGAAATTAATCTTGTCAGAAACCCTGATATTCTTGCTGGTTTCTCAAAACAGAAAAAAAAGCACCAAATCGCAATCGGCTTTTCTCTTGAAACCGCAGGAAACCTCGATAACGCTAAGGAAAAATTGGAGCAGAAGCAACTGGACCTGGTTGCTTACAACACGTTTGACGGCAAAACATCAGGTTTCGAAGTCGACACCAATATTTTGACACTGATAGACAAGCATATGAACGTCTACGAACTGCCGTTACTCGGTAAACACGAAGCTGCTGAACGAATGCTCGATATCGTCGAAGAACTCATAAACAGCGACAAGTAA
- a CDS encoding ABC transporter ATP-binding protein — MNILIVRVLRYLAPSRWKIVLVVFMSMLTSLFGVVSIYSVLPLLNAIFTADKTVVTPAVSGETAVMDNTADNGAQLHGQKTEDASLIDTEKFQEQLTNTFQRIFHAETKQRTLLNICLFLMAAFALKNLFLYINKQIIYRVQTKATKDLRDDVFHSIIEMHLDYFNNQRVGGLMNHVYNDVQSVQGSISSTFINFIQNPFSIFVYVGVLFVLSWKLTLFAFAVSIVIFFVIRIIGRRIKKLSKVLRQRMGDMNSVLQEKFSGIKVIKSSGFEDVEIGRFKSFTSDFRRLNLRIFRLKNIIGPLNETLLVMAVAMVLWFGGLQVFEGAMTANELIVFAFSLYSAMGPIKMLGEANTKIQSGMASAERLFEVIDAMPEVKNGTRDIAGFSKSIEFEDVSFRYRKDPGAPNVLDHVSFEIKKGEMVALVGQSGSGKSTAVDLLLRFYDVDSGRITIDGIDIREFDYKQLRRMIGVVSQEVILFNDTIEQNIAYGIRGEAVCEQVKSAAVRANANEFIEEKPLGYETIIGDRGVQLSGGQRQRLAIARAMVKNPGLLVFDEATSALDNESEKVVQDAIDNALENRTALVVAHRLSTVKNADRIIVLDKGRIAESGSHEELLSRNGLYKMYYDIQFADPALKS; from the coding sequence ATGAATATTTTGATTGTAAGGGTATTACGATACCTGGCGCCTTCCCGATGGAAGATTGTGCTTGTTGTTTTCATGAGTATGCTGACATCTCTTTTCGGGGTGGTATCCATATATTCGGTTCTTCCATTGCTCAATGCCATTTTTACAGCTGATAAAACAGTTGTAACACCGGCTGTTTCGGGAGAAACCGCAGTTATGGACAATACTGCCGACAATGGGGCTCAGCTTCACGGTCAAAAAACAGAAGACGCTTCTCTTATCGATACAGAGAAGTTTCAGGAGCAGTTGACCAATACCTTTCAGCGGATTTTTCATGCCGAAACGAAACAGCGAACGCTACTGAACATATGTCTTTTTCTGATGGCGGCATTTGCCCTTAAAAACTTGTTTCTCTACATCAACAAACAGATCATTTATCGTGTTCAAACCAAGGCGACGAAAGATTTAAGAGACGATGTATTCCACTCGATCATCGAAATGCATCTGGATTATTTTAACAATCAGCGGGTTGGAGGGTTGATGAACCATGTTTACAACGATGTCCAGAGCGTGCAGGGATCTATCAGCTCGACCTTTATCAACTTCATTCAGAATCCATTTTCAATATTTGTATACGTTGGGGTATTGTTCGTCTTGAGCTGGAAACTGACCCTGTTTGCGTTTGCTGTTTCCATTGTCATTTTTTTCGTTATCAGAATCATCGGGCGCAGGATTAAAAAGCTGTCCAAGGTTTTAAGGCAGAGAATGGGGGATATGAACTCCGTCCTGCAGGAAAAATTCAGCGGCATCAAAGTCATTAAATCAAGTGGCTTCGAAGATGTCGAAATAGGCAGGTTCAAGAGCTTCACCAGCGACTTCCGGCGTTTGAACCTCAGAATATTTCGGCTGAAAAACATCATCGGCCCTCTCAATGAAACGTTGCTGGTAATGGCTGTTGCAATGGTGCTCTGGTTTGGAGGCTTACAGGTGTTCGAGGGGGCTATGACGGCAAATGAGTTGATTGTCTTTGCTTTCAGTCTGTATTCGGCTATGGGGCCTATAAAAATGCTGGGGGAGGCCAATACGAAAATCCAAAGCGGTATGGCTTCGGCCGAGAGGTTGTTCGAGGTTATTGACGCGATGCCGGAAGTTAAAAACGGAACACGTGATATTGCTGGTTTTTCAAAAAGTATCGAGTTCGAAGATGTTTCTTTCAGGTATCGAAAAGACCCAGGTGCTCCGAATGTGCTCGACCATGTGTCTTTTGAGATCAAGAAAGGGGAGATGGTTGCGTTAGTCGGTCAGTCCGGTTCGGGAAAATCTACGGCTGTAGACCTTTTACTGAGGTTTTATGACGTCGATTCTGGTCGTATAACAATCGACGGTATCGATATACGTGAATTTGATTACAAACAGCTACGTAGAATGATTGGGGTGGTCAGTCAGGAAGTCATCCTGTTCAACGACACCATCGAACAGAACATTGCCTACGGCATACGTGGGGAAGCTGTCTGTGAACAGGTAAAATCCGCTGCAGTACGTGCCAACGCAAACGAGTTCATCGAGGAGAAACCGTTAGGGTATGAGACGATTATTGGCGACAGGGGTGTGCAGCTTTCAGGGGGGCAGCGGCAACGGCTTGCTATTGCCCGTGCGATGGTTAAAAATCCGGGGCTTCTTGTTTTCGATGAGGCGACAAGCGCTCTGGATAACGAATCGGAGAAGGTTGTTCAGGACGCTATTGATAATGCCCTTGAGAATCGTACCGCCCTTGTCGTTGCACACAGGTTGTCTACCGTGAAAAACGCCGACCGGATCATCGTGTTGGATAAAGGCCGGATTGCGGAATCAGGTAGCCATGAAGAGCTCTTGAGCAGAAACGGTCTTTACAAGATGTATTACGATATACAGTTTGCAGATCCAGCATTGAAGTCGTGA
- a CDS encoding translocation/assembly module TamB domain-containing protein gives MDKVKQYILGFAIGVSALVLALAIILAVVLNSGSLDQLVKQRVIDYFNGEFQGKLRIEKIDLLFPSKITLHKPELYRKNVDKPDISAEKLIVNLNVLRLLSSTSSITLHSLKADSLFFHLERYSDGKTNIEDIFAPRKAAVTETPTLERFQCDNLEIYNCSAEYLDFKNKGKEPDRLDIENINFRGKRFRYSHQNISGIVREIQFYVPQSNFQLREGSAKLSFTNKRVEILDLKAKTSKSDAVLSMGLYEFDIFSSEHAEQHANSLAMLSVVSAAVHTDDLELFLPENPLPSGLYRISGNAEGRLRKIDIDNAVLSHKNSTLKLKGELLNLNQPEFLGFRLETDSSRISRGFLQAAITDTTLKSLVKPAGDLEVSGYGQGNMNELYTELSIGTEAGDARVSLQTEITENTPASYNGEFAFQNFDFHRFLVEDTTTASGITCTGTFSGSGLSPQPLEAAVSIDFQDSYWQQQELTEGNIVLTYKNNVLTTGCSISEGNTNVSLNGKIDWSSEVPFYEGNGSAANIDLSKILSSEKVRSNLTFSARLRGEHFDPEKLNGNISILFNESTVNDYKFRNGSELTFQITQKSPISRVNLKSDFLDFSAEGQYTFREFLAGINLTTLSATREIAKNNIWSTTLPDPAAESIEKDFSADYTLTVRDISPLAVFFPLEKYELSGKASGKSYRSNDNLHFTSSINIEKLGHETAFSVDNTTITIAAEYNDTGFIRTSVEAKASILQTGWHNIEQLSLKADYGNSGVRTRLELGVPDIQRLLSADIAATRNGNLYNVTLNDFSVTDPGGNGWTANKGAKLDIGRNYSRLYELKARNREQAITCNGLLSNELTGLFECSIENLDLEELQIFFPEATLQGSISSSLRISGSSNAKTATLKLTGQNLAYDDVIIGSINLQASHKGQRLNAEFTTGRMSPEPLNDLEGNASIPLRINWFPLEYSIPENQPVSASCSSDHLSAEILELLLPFFDTAEGTIPAKLTVKGATPKPDIYFSAELMDTEITVTPTETVYRLSGSIVITPQKADFRKITIQDAVGGTGRISGSVGIENLEATTIDFVASFENLLLFNKQDKKDETSFGTITGTSDKVRFYGEVSQPILTGNLLITDANFTLYRTGSNESAKYIGVERFVTFVPRHPESVDPADAEDPSELETPEFYYTLIDIIQIQNLKLQSGAPLKYNMIFDRTRSEQLETTLQNFSLIVNKNQQSYRLFGSVNISSGKYRFSNSNFDLEDGGRIAWNNVDIRDGVMENLFGRKFVNASNAQTGESDNVRLLLAIQGTLNNPDVQMGYYLNDDSQPYSSENMIGNQSSKIDPNAELNVVSLLLTKQWYARPGSQGSLGSVPFSSVGLSAGTGLLSSQISRFVEDFAGFESFSVNVGLDDQGSLSGLEFSLAFLVPGTGGKVRFIGTGSSPDIGKTALFDYYGNSQQLEYRVTPKLFFEAYRSYGLFGNDVTTTNLLEPQETYGVSLSYRERFYNWEQFWDRVLGTGKEK, from the coding sequence TTGGACAAGGTTAAACAATATATTCTCGGCTTTGCCATCGGTGTATCTGCACTGGTTCTAGCCCTTGCGATCATTCTTGCCGTTGTACTTAACAGCGGCTCACTGGATCAACTCGTAAAGCAAAGAGTCATTGATTATTTCAATGGCGAATTTCAAGGAAAACTCAGGATAGAAAAAATCGACCTGCTGTTTCCATCAAAAATCACTCTGCATAAACCGGAACTATACCGCAAAAACGTTGACAAACCGGATATTTCGGCTGAAAAGCTCATAGTAAATCTGAATGTTCTCCGATTACTGTCAAGCACTTCATCGATCACGCTACACTCATTGAAAGCAGATTCACTTTTTTTTCATCTGGAACGTTATTCCGACGGGAAAACGAATATCGAGGATATTTTTGCTCCCAGAAAAGCGGCAGTAACCGAAACCCCGACACTTGAACGCTTTCAATGCGATAACCTTGAAATTTACAACTGTTCGGCTGAATACCTCGATTTCAAGAATAAAGGCAAAGAACCGGATCGTCTGGATATAGAAAACATCAATTTTCGAGGTAAAAGATTCCGCTACTCCCATCAAAACATCAGTGGAATCGTGCGCGAAATCCAGTTTTACGTTCCTCAGTCCAACTTCCAGCTGCGAGAGGGTTCTGCAAAACTTTCCTTTACCAACAAACGTGTTGAAATTCTGGATCTGAAGGCTAAAACCTCCAAAAGCGATGCAGTGCTGTCAATGGGACTCTATGAGTTCGATATTTTTTCTTCCGAGCACGCCGAGCAACACGCAAACAGTCTAGCGATGCTTTCAGTAGTCTCCGCTGCGGTACATACCGATGACCTTGAACTGTTTCTACCGGAAAATCCTCTTCCTTCAGGGCTTTACAGAATTTCCGGTAATGCGGAAGGCCGGCTCAGAAAAATAGATATCGATAACGCAGTTTTGTCGCATAAAAACTCGACCCTAAAGCTGAAAGGAGAATTACTCAATCTCAATCAACCGGAGTTTCTCGGGTTCAGACTCGAGACTGACAGTTCGAGAATTTCCAGAGGTTTCCTGCAAGCAGCTATCACTGATACCACACTGAAATCCCTTGTCAAACCGGCAGGTGATCTTGAAGTGTCCGGTTACGGCCAGGGTAACATGAATGAATTGTATACCGAACTTTCCATCGGCACAGAGGCCGGCGATGCTCGCGTTTCTTTGCAAACAGAAATCACTGAAAACACTCCCGCAAGCTACAATGGAGAGTTCGCTTTTCAGAATTTCGATTTTCATAGATTCCTGGTCGAGGATACAACCACCGCGAGCGGTATAACCTGTACAGGAACTTTTTCCGGAAGCGGCCTCTCTCCACAACCCCTCGAGGCAGCAGTTTCGATCGACTTTCAGGATTCGTATTGGCAACAGCAGGAGCTAACCGAGGGAAACATTGTCCTGACCTATAAGAATAATGTTCTAACAACCGGATGCAGCATTAGCGAAGGCAATACAAATGTTTCGCTGAATGGAAAAATCGACTGGAGCAGCGAGGTCCCCTTTTATGAAGGCAATGGATCCGCCGCTAATATTGATCTCTCAAAAATTCTCAGTTCTGAAAAGGTGCGCTCGAATCTCACCTTTTCAGCTCGTCTCCGAGGGGAACATTTTGATCCTGAAAAACTCAACGGAAACATCTCGATCCTCTTCAACGAGTCGACAGTTAACGATTACAAATTTCGGAATGGTTCAGAACTAACGTTCCAAATCACACAGAAATCGCCCATATCAAGAGTTAACCTCAAAAGCGACTTTCTCGACTTCAGCGCTGAAGGCCAATATACGTTCAGAGAGTTCCTTGCCGGTATAAACCTTACAACTCTTTCGGCAACTCGGGAAATCGCGAAAAACAACATTTGGAGCACAACTCTCCCGGATCCCGCCGCTGAGAGCATTGAAAAAGATTTTTCAGCCGACTATACGCTTACGGTTCGAGACATTTCTCCGCTGGCTGTTTTTTTCCCTCTCGAAAAGTATGAACTTTCAGGCAAGGCCTCGGGAAAATCATACAGAAGCAACGACAACCTCCATTTCACATCTTCGATCAATATTGAAAAGTTAGGCCACGAAACTGCTTTCTCGGTAGACAACACGACGATAACGATAGCTGCGGAGTACAACGATACCGGCTTTATCCGCACATCCGTCGAGGCAAAAGCGTCCATCCTGCAAACAGGTTGGCACAACATCGAACAGCTTTCATTGAAAGCTGATTACGGCAACTCTGGAGTAAGAACCCGTCTTGAACTGGGAGTTCCTGACATCCAGCGCTTATTGTCAGCAGATATAGCGGCTACCCGTAACGGCAACCTTTACAATGTGACACTTAACGATTTCTCAGTAACAGACCCTGGTGGAAATGGGTGGACCGCCAACAAGGGAGCAAAGCTCGATATCGGACGCAACTACTCCCGTCTTTATGAGCTGAAGGCACGCAACAGAGAACAGGCAATCACCTGCAACGGTTTGCTCAGTAATGAGTTAACCGGCCTCTTCGAATGCAGTATTGAAAACCTTGACTTGGAGGAACTTCAGATTTTCTTTCCTGAAGCCACACTCCAGGGCTCGATATCATCCTCACTGCGTATCAGTGGCAGCTCTAATGCAAAAACAGCCACGCTGAAACTTACCGGACAAAACCTCGCCTATGATGATGTGATCATAGGCAGCATCAACCTCCAGGCATCTCACAAAGGTCAACGACTGAACGCTGAATTTACAACCGGGCGCATGTCACCCGAACCGCTCAACGATCTCGAGGGCAACGCGTCGATCCCCCTTAGAATCAACTGGTTCCCTCTGGAATATTCCATTCCAGAAAACCAACCTGTTTCTGCATCGTGTTCTTCCGATCACTTATCCGCAGAAATTCTTGAACTGCTATTACCGTTCTTCGATACTGCAGAAGGCACCATTCCGGCTAAACTCACGGTAAAAGGCGCAACACCCAAGCCGGACATTTATTTCAGCGCGGAACTCATGGATACGGAAATAACCGTAACCCCGACTGAAACGGTCTACCGCCTGTCCGGATCAATCGTCATTACCCCTCAGAAAGCCGATTTCAGGAAAATCACCATCCAAGATGCCGTTGGGGGAACCGGGAGAATCAGCGGATCGGTCGGCATTGAAAACCTTGAAGCAACAACGATCGACTTTGTCGCATCGTTTGAAAATCTTTTACTGTTTAACAAGCAGGACAAAAAAGATGAAACCTCTTTCGGCACCATTACCGGCACATCCGACAAGGTTCGCTTCTATGGCGAGGTTTCCCAACCGATTCTTACCGGCAACCTGCTGATTACCGACGCCAATTTCACACTGTACAGAACAGGTTCCAATGAAAGCGCAAAATACATCGGAGTAGAACGTTTCGTAACATTCGTTCCTCGTCACCCCGAGTCTGTCGACCCTGCAGATGCCGAAGACCCGTCAGAGCTGGAAACTCCTGAATTTTATTACACTCTCATCGATATCATTCAGATTCAAAACCTCAAGCTGCAAAGTGGCGCTCCGCTGAAATACAACATGATATTTGACAGAACACGAAGCGAACAGCTTGAGACCACGTTGCAGAACTTTTCGCTTATCGTCAACAAAAACCAGCAAAGCTATCGTTTATTTGGCTCTGTCAACATCTCTTCGGGTAAGTACAGATTTTCCAACAGCAATTTCGACCTTGAAGATGGCGGCAGAATTGCCTGGAACAACGTCGATATAAGAGATGGCGTCATGGAAAATCTTTTTGGAAGAAAATTCGTCAACGCATCGAACGCACAAACAGGCGAAAGCGATAACGTTCGTCTTCTGCTGGCAATTCAGGGAACGCTGAATAATCCTGATGTCCAAATGGGCTACTATCTTAACGATGATTCACAGCCATATTCTTCTGAAAACATGATTGGCAACCAAAGCAGCAAAATCGATCCGAACGCTGAACTCAATGTAGTTTCACTTCTGCTAACCAAACAGTGGTATGCCCGCCCTGGCAGTCAGGGTAGCCTCGGCAGCGTACCGTTCTCTAGTGTGGGGCTTTCTGCCGGAACCGGTTTGCTTTCATCACAGATCTCCCGGTTTGTCGAAGATTTCGCAGGTTTCGAGAGCTTTAGTGTGAATGTCGGTCTCGACGATCAGGGATCTCTCAGCGGTCTTGAATTTTCATTGGCGTTCCTTGTTCCGGGAACCGGAGGAAAAGTACGGTTCATAGGAACCGGAAGCAGTCCCGACATAGGCAAAACCGCTCTTTTCGACTATTATGGCAACAGCCAGCAACTTGAATACCGTGTCACTCCCAAACTTTTCTTTGAGGCCTACCGCTCATACGGCCTTTTTGGTAACGATGTTACAACAACGAATCTCCTTGAACCCCAGGAAACCTATGGGGTGAGTCTTTCGTACAGAGAACGGTTCTATAACTGGGAACAGTTTTGGGACAGGGTACTTGGCACCGGAAAGGAAAAATAA